DNA sequence from the Sceloporus undulatus isolate JIND9_A2432 ecotype Alabama chromosome 4, SceUnd_v1.1, whole genome shotgun sequence genome:
AACTCCCATAtttataccactgaatgtaaatgctaacagttgtgacataaacaaaattaaaattgtatcttcaaattacaatattgtatgcacaacttaaatgtatttacatatacatagcaaAGATTGgattaaaatgagattttttaaaaaagaaaatttaaaaagaataatttatttaaaaaatttaattacaattttgaaatttgaaatgtaaaaaaaaaaatctggggcctctcttttgctcccactgagcttcacgccactcccaccatctcttaaagcacaACATATGGCCTGAGGGCCGCATGTGGTCCgccaaaggatttcaggtggcACACAAGAATGTGGAATgacttctcctgaggagaaggccaggcagaagaagaggaggatggacAAATTCTTGCCGAGCAAGGCTTCTCCACtatctggctttctcctgaggaaaagGCTGGGTGGAAGATGAGGATGGGTGAACACTTGCAATGCTCCTCTGCTGTTtggctttctcttgaggaaaaggccaggaggaggaggacggaatTAGTATTATGCCTcggggagtggtggagtctccatctttggaggtccttaagcagaggctggatagccgtCTGTCAGGGAtcgtttgattgagagttcctgcatggcagaatggggttggactggatggccctggtggcctcttccaacttttatgattctaattagaaccataagttggaagagaccactagggccatctagtccaaccccattctgccatgcaggaactcacagttattaatatttaattaaaaacctATCTGAGGCCCAAAGGAGTTAACCTGTATTAATTTTGGCCCTTTCCTACTGCCAAGTCGGGCAGGTCTGTCTTCAAAatggaagcaggtgaatgccacacaTTTGCCCATAATATagtgtttgaggaacagtggagtcagacacacacaccactttaaGGTGTGTCTCCCCTGCACACCACACAAAGTGATGCCACACTGATGCCAgggaaaaactgaaaaatatatCCCTTTGGGAtgtgatggggaaaaaaaagaaactctGAGGTAATTCTGGGGAGGCAGTTAGGCGCATGCGCATGCGCGCTCCCGCcgcctcccccttctctctcgcGCGCTCCTCTTTTGCATATTCGAACGCCGCGTTCTGGAACCGTTAAGTCTACTACTGTATACTGTACAAGTTTCCtataaaggagaggaggagggggcggagCCTAGAACGAAGCCCGCCAATTTGTTTTCTCCTCCTGGCGCCCGCCCGCGCGCCTTTTCCCCAACCGCCGCTGGGGGCCTCCTGGCgccattttctctctctgcatttCTAGCCGTTAGAGCCGCCCTCCATCATGGCGCGGGGCGGGGCAGAAACGGTGCCGCCTGGGGGGAAGCCATGCTGAGGGGGCTGATGGCGGCtacgttgctgctgctgctcctggggcCGGTGGCGGGGTCTCCCATCATCCTCGGCCGCCTCCTGGTGCTTCGGGAAGGCTGGCCGGGTGAGGAAGAGAGAGCTATAAGGGGGTCTGGGTTGATCAGAGAGAGAGGCTGCatacacactggagaaataatccggtttggtaccgctttaactctacctggctcaaggctatggaattctgggagttggagtttgctaaATGGCACTATATTAAAACCAGCACTTGGAAAAATGACTTTGGGGGagcctgagccagcatggtgtggtgttttgggtgttgggctaggactgGAAAACAGGCTCAGATCTGCACTgaaccatggaaacccgctgggtgaccctgggccagtcacacactctcagcctcagaggaaggcaacaaggCAAACcctcgctgaacaaatcttgcccagaaaaccttagggttgccgaaGGTGCACAAGAACACCAACAATGTTAGGAGTGGCAATCCAAAAAGTAGCCTTTTCAAGCTTTGATTActctatatactcaactataagtcgacctcgtgttTATGTTGTgggcaggtttgagggccaaaattatggattttgatatgacctgtgttTAAGTCAAGGGCAAAACGCAGAGgcttgtaacaaaggatataaagaacCCAAAGAACTTAGCAAAGTCCATCGGGTATCACTGCTTGTGCTcagcctaaaggctggatggatgagagagtaggtcagtgcttcttttagttgCTCCAAGGAGGGTTTAAGCCCTCAACTAAACTAAAAATAAAGGCCAAGTCAAAAATTAAAGGCTCTGCTAGCTTCTTGTGAGAATCCAGTACACATTAGGAAATCTAGATGAGACtatgcattaattctgccttCTCCACGTAATACtatccagatgtgttgaactattCCTCTCATCTTCCCAGCCTCAGTGTTCAATTAACTATTTCCATCACTTTTGGAGGTCACTAGGTGGGGCCTTAGCACTGACATCCTGAAGCAGAAATCAGGAACAGAACTGTTTATTTGGAGATATGGAAGTCAGTGTATAGACCATTTCTGCAACATTTACACTGCACTCCTGTACATTATGCATTTTCACTGCATTTCTAAATACTGAGTTCAGTAAGGCTTACTCGCTGGTGGGCTTACTCTCAAGTTGTTGCCTTAAAGTCAAATTCATTTATTAACAAATTGAATAGACTAAAATACACTAGAGTTATGTGTCTATGTCTAATGTGACTACAATGCTCAAATCTGCCAATGGCAAGTATCACCTTAAAAGATGTTAAGGGTGGATAACTGCATTAGTCTGTTGCAGTAAAAAACATAAAGACACTGGGGGCACAAATGCACAAGCGTTTGTGCACCCAATCCATTCCCTCCGTTTCATCTCACGAAGCTGGCTGGAGTTTACAGAAACCTATGCCAAATGAAACTTGCTGGTCTTGCTAAAAGACTCATTGTTTCATCTGATTtgagctttaaaaagttactttttaaaaatctgcaaatgttcaagtcgcattaaatacagcgtcatagtaaaattgtgtcccttatataaaatggcaaaatcaaggtttgttttttggaatttgtatatttaaaaaatattttcaagctgtggatctgtggataaaaaatccatggatatggagggctgactatgcTCAGTTTCAGAGGTCTGGGTGTCCAGGTCTTGGAGATGTGACTGACAGGCAGCCAAACATCCCTTATACATTTATAATGTCTCCTTTTGTCCAAATACATTCtgcatcttaataataataataaggatacATTATCTGAATCAGATTAATGTTGTTACCTGCCCTCCATTCAACccctactcatggcaaccctatggatgataCAGCTCCAAGGcccactatcctccactgctcagcttaggccctgtaaatcatctgtggtcatcttgcactttttcttctttgaccttccttagtaattgttccaagtctatgatgtttttctagtaatatggtgtcatccacgTATCTTAGATTATGTTCAGAGAAAGGTTAATGTTATTTAAGAGGTTTGAACATCACAAGTGTTTCCTGTcataattattaaataataaaacaatattctACACTCCAAATCTGATACAGTACAACCTTTTCAAGGATATAACCAGCAGGAGGCTGCATCTGGAATAAGAAGAGCTGACTCCCACTGGCATGACAGTATGACCGCTCCTCTGACATCCCTAATTTTATACAGGTTCTTCCCTCTTCAGAGTTTGTGGAGCATACATggttcttctccacctcccccttttcttttcccagcagTCTCATGAGAGTTGCCAGTTGAGAGACAGTGGCTGGCTTAtaatcacccagtgaattttcatgATACGGTGGGGCTTGAATCTGGATTTTCAAAGCCTCAGCCCAACACTTTAATCCTgtacactacacttctattgtcTAAAGCAGGAATGGATAAAGAGTGGTCATGTGCAGCCTCCATTGCTACTTCTGCCATCTGTAGGCTTCCTAATTCCTCATCGGAAGTGATTCCTCCCTTTAAAACACCTTGGTGGCTCTGCTTTCTAGAGGTCTCCAACACTGAAAGTTTTATGCCAATCTCTTCCAGCCCTTTTGCAAGCCACAGTAGGACCCTGAAGTCAAAATTTCCAAACCCATTTGTACTCTCTATTATACTGTCATTGAGTTTGGTAAGGGGAATGTTGCTATTGCCTTAGGGGGCAAGTGAAAGAGAAAGTCTTGAGATAACTCACAAAGCCGTGGCCTGTTGATGGTGACATGATGCCTATAGAATACTAGAATGTGACAGACAAGGTTCATCAAGtggttttcatatttttaatatttatatgtaaaAATGCTGGTCTTAAATGTAATACTATTGGGAGCTGTTGATAAATGTCACGCTAAGAAGGGGCTAGAGAAGCTAGCCTTTTTACTGGTCTTTTGATAAtcagtttttgtttgctttgttgcAGGACGTGGAGTAAAGTATCAACAAGTGTCAGTGGCAACTGTTAAAAATGGTGCATACAAAACATCAGTGAATATGATTTTAGACCAATCAGCACAGAGAAGGAGCATCAGATCTTTAAAAAGTTTCAGAAAATATTTAGAAACAACTAGGAAAAATGGTTGTCTTAACGGTCAACAAAAAAATGtgctaaaatgtataattttttataaaagaaaactgTATGTAATTAAAAGCATAAGCATGCACAATTCAAAAATGCATCTAGAAACAATTAAACTTATTCTGGCAGGAGAAATGAAGTCAAGAAAAATGTGGAAGGATATTGTGAAGAATGGAAAATTTCAAGTGAAAATGAATTGCTACAGTATACTTAATGTTAAAGAGGAGTTACAAATATATGttgaaaataaatacatagaaacTGAGTCATCACTGGGTTATATAGCACTTCAAGCAAATATCGTATTAAAAGGTGAGAAAAGATGTGTCCTAAAAAGTCAGGAGGTTTTGGAAAATATTATGGAATTAAAGTTACAACAAACGATACTAAAGATGAAACAACTTATTGAAACTGGAATGCTGCAAAAGAAAAGATATACACAAAGAAATATAGATGAAGTACAGAAGAAGTTCCCACCACATAAAATGGTTCATTCTAACAGTCCAGGAAAAAACTTCTTTGCCTTTCAAAGAAAAATGTACAGAAACAAAATTGGAAAATGGATCAGTGTGCAAATGCAACCTTCTGTAATACATTCTGCCTTTCCAACTATTGAAATAGCTATAGGAGTGTACCATGGAGAATTTAATTCAGCATTCAGTCCAGGAAAACCATCACTCCATATGACTAAATTGCTGAAACATCTCATGCAGACCTTACAGagagtaaaaaaatgttttaatgttattcAGAAGAGACATAGAATGAAAAGTCTAAAAGCACTCATGGTAAGAAAGCATCTTGATACAGAAGATAGTTTCCGAACCTTTTTATATCTCTGTAAATGCATTTCTAATAGTCCATTGCTTGTTGAAAGAAGTAAACGATCAGCAGAAGGAGAAACTGTACCAATATCTGTAGGTAGGTTTATTTTGGGATTCTTTTAGTTATAAATGGTGTGTTTTGAGCAATAACTTTCAAAGAATAAAGGCTACAATATTTAATAAACTAGTTAGTTACCATAGATTCATAGGATAAAAAGTTTCAGTTGACAAAAATGACTTGCTAATTAATTGGCCAGTGGATTGAAAAATGCTAATTATTGTAAGTGTAAATAACTTAGACAAAACAAAATGGTAGGCATCATTTTTGAAGGAACGTTCCCTATTCATAGTTATACAGGAGGAAATACTTCTGAGATTATGCTTGGTTCAATTTACATATACattctatgaaaaaaaaatcttgaaaggatgctttttcttcaaaaacattGAGTCTTGTGCAATTGTATAAATGTTTAATTGATTTGGCAATTGATTGGTCAAAACCAATTTGATTAATTCACTCGCTATGAGTAAATAAGATGAAGCATATtaactttgtgggttttttttagttcTGAATGCAAATTGGATTGTATGTAGGATTTTTAAAAGCTGGTGATAGACCTATAAAGAATCATTACCTTAATGTTAAAGAGTTGTATTTGTAGAACTAAAAAATACTAACGACTAAAACAGAAAATGATCTCATTGATGTTCTGCCTTCTTTGTGAAAGCAAATAAGGTCTTCTTGTAACACTATGTTCTAAAATACGTACATATTGTTTCTGCATCTCTTTCATTGCCTTCACAAATATGAAGCCTAAAAAGGGTAGGGACTGGGTTCATGTTATCTAGAAATAGTTCATTCTTCATGCCAGCCCACATAAGGATTGCTAGTTCAGTGAGTTTCTATATTGATTCACCCCTGATGTAGGAAAATGACAGTAATAAGCCATGAACTATGAATTCTTGTTTTGAATAAATTGAATCATTGGCTAAGATCCTACGTTTTGTCTCTAGGCACCTTTCCTCTTTTCCAGAAACTTGCATTTTGTCTCATACCTTTACCAATCTTCCCTCTATTCCCAGGAATGGATTTTGGGGGGctgtggaggggaggaggagttaGAAAGGCCTGTGTCaaagaactattttttttaacagaaaaagagaaTCCAAGCTGCTAAAATGCTTCCACATGGCCTCCCACCCAAAACCTTTTTTTTGGTAAAGGTCTTGTTATGTATCCTACTGCCTTAAGAAATgcaattcttttatttttatgtagaAAAGGGTTCTAAGGTTCTGGCTTGGCTTTGGTAGCGGGGTGCAAAGCAACTTTCTCCCTAGGCTTGCATGCTAATATGGAAGTAATGGCACTGTTTGGATTAGAAAGGGCTGCTCTTTTCACAATTTTTTGTAAACAGAAAGCTGGCATGTAGTACAGTAGTTAGAATCTTTGCAGGAAGGGTCTCTCTACAGCTGCGTTAGTGGTAATTTTGGCTGTCCTGGCCTTGGTGGTGTGGAGAGCAGCAACCACTCTCTGGAATCAATCTTCCCAAACCAGATTTAAGACCTGAATATGTATGGTAATTGGTTAGTGCTGTTCCTGCCAGAGTTTTTTGTTTAGGTGAAAGGGGACAGGGCCTATTTTGTTGTCTTGGCGAGACTCCCAGCACACCCTTATTGGGAGTTTCATATGGCCCCTTATTGATCTTCTGATAGTTAAGACTGTCTTATATCAACAGGCCTTCTATATTGGCTGTTTTTCTTCTCTGACTGGGTTGTTTGTTGAGGTTGCTTACATTTGCTGTTGATTTTGGTCCTCTTTGTTCTGGTACTTTGGTCTTTTATGGTATTTATTCagtgttttgttgatttttattttggttaTTGTTTCACGTTCCTATTATGTGCCACATTGCAGGTCCTTCTGGGATGGGAAAGTGGCTTGTAAATTCTAAAATAAAGACACATATAAATAATTGTATTAAAGGACACATATCTCCAAGTACcagctgtatgattctaacttttgtactcagttgtatatctttgcattttagaatattttctagcacttcatagccaccctctccattcttaatcttcttctgatttcatttctatcaatgtttgatcccaggcatgggaattcttttactatttctatttcttcattgtctaggctgaacttgtgaaggtccttggtggtcattatttttgtttttttatgttcaactttaagcctgcctttgcactttcttccttgattttacttagtaggtgttccaggtctgtgaggttttctactagtagtatggtgttgtctgcataacttagattgttgatattccttcctcctatttttactcttCCTTCTGTGTAAAAGCCTGCTTTTCTAATAATATGtcctgcatataagttgaacagatagggtgaaaggatacagccttgtctgacccctttgccaattgggaaccattctgtttctccctgttctgttctgaaaatagcctcttgtcttgagtacagattcctcatcaggactatcagatgtgttggcactcccatgtctttaagggcatttcatagcctttcatgatctataaagccaaaggctttgctatagtctataaaaagcacatgctgattttcttttggaattccctggtgcacttcattagccattgtatgtttccaatgtggtccctagtgcctcttcctttcctgaacctcgCTTGAacctctaggatttctctctccattgttACCCtagctgctccatataaattttggtataaatgatagcccttaatgacccctagataaCCTCTGGCAGTCTGTCCGCCATTAAGACATGTACATCACCCCTGAGCGGACACCTTCATTACCTAGGTAGCCTAGGGAGttgcataagaggattatcataggagcaggaagagcaaatgtttgcctacCCTGAGGCCCTTACGCCCTCCctgggtctgttgtccgagcagcttaagaccactaagacaatcagacaggaacatccaggtgaaaagaaagtaattaaacacctttgccagaggcaagtTTTTTTGCCCTATAAAAAGCCCTGACTTTTGCTAGTCAGCGTGCCATTTGAAAGGTCTCTATACACCACATCAGTCAGACCTCTGCTTTGGACACCgacatttctgctcaaacccatgCTGCGGAGCAGAATTGTCCCATAACCACACATCCCATTTGATTCccggagggagtctacattctggtacgtatcaccctaGTGAAGCCTGAAATCCTGTTCCACGCTAATCTCTGGTTTTTctgagccttgtatgagtgtgtgtgtatgtatgtaagcACATTGAGCGTGTTTTCCCCTGTTTTAATAAATTGAACATCTAGTTATTAtatctgtctcagctccatttattggaatttCCTGGTCTCTTGGTAGATACAATGGGAGGGCGATTCCGCAGGGTAGTCGTAGCAGgcccccctcttgcaatattgagctaataacaataataataaattccccgaatcagacccttggctacaccatgtatggttggagtctgtgttgcagaattttgagcatgattttgtttgcatgggaaatcagtgctatggtcctatagttgctgcagtctcatgtgatttgttttttgctatttccacctcagtttttagaatCAGGTTTattttcatatggctcttcattccatgtgtctttCATTTTGTCATCGCTTTGTagcagcagctacaaagttgCAAATAGTCAAAACCTTGAATAGTTGGGAATGTCAAGGGATGGTTGTAATGCTTGATGTCTTTTATCTCTTCCTGGTCACTAAGGTTTGTTATCATAACAAATGTTGGTCCCATTTTATGTCTGAACCAACTATTTGTAGAGGTGACCAGCAGTAGCATTTGCCAGCACCATTTGGTGATAATTTTTCAGTCAAATTAACAGATCAATTGGCAAGATTCTGTCAGACTGACGAACGATTATTGTCAGGAGATCCTAAGTCTGGAAATGTTTGAACAGTTACA
Encoded proteins:
- the LOC121929352 gene encoding uncharacterized protein LOC121929352 isoform X3 yields the protein MLRGLMAATLLLLLLGPVAGSPIILGRLLVLREGWPGRGVKYQQVSVATVKNGAYKTSVNMILDQSAQRRSIRSLKSFRKYLETTRKNGCLNGQQKNVLKCIIFYKRKLYVIKSISMHNSKMHLETIKLILAGEMKSRKMWKDIVKNGKFQVKMNCYSILNVKEELQIYVENKYIETESSLGYIALQANIVLKGEKRCVLKSQEVLENIMELKLQQTILKMKQLIETGMLQKKRYTQRNIDEVQKKFPPHKMVHSNSPGKNFFAFQRKMYRNKIGKWISVQMQPSVIHSAFPTIEIAIGVYHGEFNSAFSPGKPSLHMTKLLKHLMQTLQRVKKCFNVIQKRHRMKSLKALMETRRNQSALAAGTEAYSKEESDFVTIKQIYSSSYSEVSSEVSLDHRSLIVRSRAYVSPSLSNQSVRSFRDDLCDISSSQVSLSDEIKTDNHFSNPSKIIPKENEPVAVVPQAESLGDNQEQCTSTDQLPQLKKATDSSQLFFGEITIENQFSDLSTTKEKELLPVVPQPDSLCDNQEQYTSDDGFLQLKEATDSSQLFFGEITVENQCLNLSTTTPKEKELVPVAPQPECLCNNQEPCTSSDLVAQLKKAKDSSQLCLFGEITIENELLNLSTTTSKEKELFPVVTQPEHNLCHNQEKRTSSDDSLKKKSITKSKSETDIRFSYSRMSCASQSLTYIYRCP